CATTCTCAAGCTCTGCAACAGCATTTTCATATTTAAGGCGACTTGGGTTGCCACATCTACTATATTCAAAAGCCTTATACTCTCCCGGAGTTTCTTGACGATATATAGAAGTGGTATAAATTGGAGTCATGATAGCCCCAGTTGAATCTTCACCAGGATTACCAGCATGAACAGATAGTGTTTCAAAATGAGCTTTTTGTATAGTCATATTATATTCCTCAAAGTTTTAGTTAAACAAAAAGCCTGCTAAAACGTAAAAGAAAAATATAATACGAATCGCTTTAGCAGAATTTATAAAGCGCTCGCAAGTTGAATTAAATCAGCGCTATGTTAAGACATCTTAAATGACTAAAAATTATGATCAATACTTTTATAGCAATTTATTATGAAAAAATATTCTTTGAAATACTCTTAACTAATTTTGTTCCTTTAAAAGGATTAAAGAAAATCGAACTCATTGATAAATGATCAGCTCCTGCTTCAATATATTTCTGAGCATCTTCTAAAGTATAAATACCACCACCGCCTATGATAGTTATACTATTACCAAACTCTTTTCTAGCTTCCCTTACAGCTTTTAAAGAATACTCTTGTAATGGATAACCAGATATACCACCCTTATCAGTAGGGATTGTATTACAAAGATGAAAGGTTTTAATTCCAACAGCTAGATATTCTTTTATTTTTTCATTTGCATCTATAGTTGGAGGAAATTTAACAATTAGATTTTTATCTTTTTTGAAAAGTTTTACATTCTCACTTGGAAAGTCACATATCTGAGCATTTGGACAGCCAATATTTATTTCTATATTTTTATTATTATTAAATCTTTCGGAGTTTAAAATATCTGCGAATTTCTGCCAATCTCCCATCTCTAGAGCTGCTAGAGATATTATATCTTGAGCTCTCCTAGGAGGATTAATATTAGCTAAACCAGGATTTCTAAGTCCGATTTTATTTCTCCAAGCATTTTTATCTATTTTACGAATAGTCTTAATAGCCTGCTTGATAAGTCCTTTTCTTTGAGGAATTGTGAAGGAGCCATAAACGTTAGATGTACTTCTAAATTTTAAGTATTTTCCGAAGGGAGGAGAAACAATAATATTTTTTAGATTCTTATTTTGCATCTTAGCCTTGCTTATAAGCTGATATCATATGAGCTTAGAAAAGCATTTTAACATAAAAGTAAGATAACAACACACTCTTAATAACCTAAAGGTTGAAAACCCCCAATTTATAAAATAGACTCTACAAGCATTAAAAAAATATATTAGCTATTAAGGGGACTATTACTTATGCATAAACTAACACAACAAGGTCAAGAGGCTATTGTAGAAATAGCAAGTCGCTATGGCCTAAGTCAAGAAACCGTATTACATATGCTAGACAGTGTAATAACTGGTGGTGGAGTAATGGCTCAATTCAACTGTCCTGAATTAGGTGGTAATGGACAATGGATGCAAGGTGGCATGACTATGGTTGGTGATATGTTCAACTATGGGCTAAAAGCAACTGTTGATAGTCTATGTACTGAACTTTCCAATTTAGCTGCTAACCACCAAGTTTATGAAAAAGCTGTAAGTAAATCCTCTCATAATAGCAACAACTGGTGGCCCGCAGAACTAGGTTTTCCAAACTCTACTGGTGCACAAAATAATATCCGTTATGCATACTTTGCTAATGCTAATAGACTAGTCATTGATATTAATAATGAAATAAAAATTTATAATACCCTAGACCACCAAATTAATGGTGTATCACAACAACAAGGCTCTCCAGCAACTTTTACTAGCCAATATGGTACTGTTAATATTTCATCTCTACCTATAGTTAGTATAAATGGTCAGAAAACAAGCTTAGAGAAAAGTAACCCTTCTGAAAATATATCAAAGCCTATAGAAGAAATAATAAATAACAATAAAATAAAAAATCACCATTCTTTAGTCGAAGATATAAAAACACCTAACTCAACTATTGAAGAAAAATCTTCACAAAATAGTCTTCTTACTAGTAACGAGATAATCTCTCTGATAGAACAGTTAGGAAAACTTAAGGACGCTGGTATCTTGACTGAGGAAGAGTTTAATAATAAAAAAACTGAACTTCTGAGTAGAATTTAAATACTCTAAATCTAAAATAATAAAGCTATATTTTAAAAATCATATTTTGATAGCTTTTCTAAAATATTATCTGCTTTAAGAAGAGGTCTACCTACTATAATATAATCAACTTCCAACTCTTTTGCTTTTTGTGGAGTCAATGCATTAAAATGATCGTCTGAGGAATCTTCTTCAAGCCTTACACCTGGAACATATAGCTTAACCTCTTTACCAAACTTTTTACGCACATCTGCTACTAGAAATGGATGACAAATAAAATTACGAACACCTAGATTAAAACATCTTTCAAACTTTTCTAAAGAATCCTCTTTATCAAAATCAGCATCACTACTAAGTGTGATAACTGCTAAGGCAATAGCATTAGTTTTAGCAGTAATCGCTGCCTTAATCATCTTGTCACTAGCTGTGCCATGAAAGGTAAAATATTTAAGATTTTTAATTGAGTTTGAATAATTCTCAATAGCTGTAGCAACAGTATTTGGAATGTCATGAAATTTAAAGTCTAAGAATATGTCTTTATCTCCAACAAGCTTATTTATCTCATCAAATGATAAGGTAGAGCATAAAATATGCCCTATTTTCACACAATCAACATGCTTAGCAATAGTTGATGTTTTTTCTAATTCTGACTCAGATATACCATCAGCAGAGAACATAATTTTCATAATAAAAACTCTTAGTTTTTGAGGTTTAAATTAAATTTACTAAATATAGTAAACCACATTTTGTTACATCCTGATAGGATCAGTATACAAACGGCTCAAATAATAAAAAATATAAAGAGTTAAGTCAACCTTAATATTTAAGAGAACCATCTTCTGATACCTTCCATAGCAGCAGGAGCCATAAATTCAGTATCATTAAAATCAAACCATTTAATTTCAGAAATTTCTGCACATGGTTTTATTTCTTGATCTATATTGCCTGTAAAGCACTCTAATATAACCGTATCTGTCCTATCATGATTATCTGTAATAGTTTTACCTAAATACGTTAAACTTTCTGGAGGCATATTTAAATTAAGCTCTTCTTTTAACTCTCTTATAAGAGTCTCTTTTGGTTCTTCACCTTGTTCAATTTTACCACCAGGGCAATACCAGATTGTGTTATCTCTAACTCGTACAAGCAGAATCTTATTATCTTCAACAGCTAGAAGAGCAGAACAATAGATCATATAAAATCTTAATATGCTTTTTAATAAAAGATATGATTACAAAAAAATAAAAATATCTCTACCCAAAAACATTGTCCAATATTTCTTAATCAAATATACTGACTAAAACTTTTCCATAGATTTTATAATATGAATATTGTCGAATATGCTAAAACTCGTTATACAACAAAAGCTTATGACCCTTCAAGAAAACTTACTAATGAACAAATCCAGCAAATAAAAGATATTCTTAGATTTACTCCATCTAGTGTAAACTCTCAACCTTGGCATTTTATATTAGCTACTTCAGATGAAGCAAAAGCTAAAATTGCTAAATCTGCTGAGAATATCCACCCTAAAAATGTAGTTAATATTAAAGATGCTGCTTTAGTTATTGTTCTTTGCCTAAGAACTGATATTAGTGATGGCTATTTAGAAGAACTATTAGCTCAAGAAAGAAAAGATGGTAGATTCCCTTCTGCTGAGTTTGAAAAACTACAAGAAGCTGCTCGTAGAAAGTTTACCTCTCTACATAAATATAATCCCAAAGACCTTAAACACTGGGCTGAAAAACAAGTCTACATAAGTTTAGGTGCTATTTTACTTGGTCTAGCTGCTTTAGAAATAAATGCTACTCCAATGGAAGGTATTGAACCTCATATCATAGATGAAGAATTTAATTTAAAAGAAAAAGGTTTCTCAGCTTCTGTGGTTGTAACTGCTGGCTACAGTTCAGAAGATGATTTTAATGCCAAATTGCCTAAATCTAGACTTCCTGAAGAAAAGATTTTTACGGAAATTTAACCCGATACTTAATACCCTTAAATCACATTGGAGATGATTCGATGAGTAGTAATTTAGAGAAAATTACATCAATAGCAGATATGCGTAAAATATATCACCGTAGAGTTCCTAAAATGTTTGTTGACTATTGTGAGTCAGGCTCATGGAAAGAACAAACTTTAGAGAGTAATCAAAAAGATTTTGGCAAATATCTATTTAAACAAAAAGTACTTACAGATATACAAGAACGTTCTCTAAAAACAAAAATACTAGGTCAAGAATTCAATATGCCACTAATGTTCGCTCCAACTGGTTTACTTGGAATGCAACATGCTGATGGCGAAATTCATGCTGCTCGAGCTGCTGAAAAGTTTGGTATTCCTTATATTATGTCAACCATGTCTATCTGCTCTATAGAAGAGGTTGCTAAACATACTACTAAGCCTTTTTGGTTCCAGCTATACATGATGAAAGACAGAAAATTTATGGCTAATCTAATAGCTAGAGCAAAAGATGCTGGCTGTAGCACACTAGTTTTAACAGCCGATTTACAAATG
This portion of the Pseudofrancisella aestuarii genome encodes:
- the pyrF gene encoding orotidine-5'-phosphate decarboxylase — translated: MKIMFSADGISESELEKTSTIAKHVDCVKIGHILCSTLSFDEINKLVGDKDIFLDFKFHDIPNTVATAIENYSNSIKNLKYFTFHGTASDKMIKAAITAKTNAIALAVITLSSDADFDKEDSLEKFERCFNLGVRNFICHPFLVADVRKKFGKEVKLYVPGVRLEEDSSDDHFNALTPQKAKELEVDYIIVGRPLLKADNILEKLSKYDF
- the nfsB gene encoding oxygen-insensitive NAD(P)H nitroreductase, which translates into the protein MNIVEYAKTRYTTKAYDPSRKLTNEQIQQIKDILRFTPSSVNSQPWHFILATSDEAKAKIAKSAENIHPKNVVNIKDAALVIVLCLRTDISDGYLEELLAQERKDGRFPSAEFEKLQEAARRKFTSLHKYNPKDLKHWAEKQVYISLGAILLGLAALEINATPMEGIEPHIIDEEFNLKEKGFSASVVVTAGYSSEDDFNAKLPKSRLPEEKIFTEI
- a CDS encoding SHOCT domain-containing protein, whose protein sequence is MHKLTQQGQEAIVEIASRYGLSQETVLHMLDSVITGGGVMAQFNCPELGGNGQWMQGGMTMVGDMFNYGLKATVDSLCTELSNLAANHQVYEKAVSKSSHNSNNWWPAELGFPNSTGAQNNIRYAYFANANRLVIDINNEIKIYNTLDHQINGVSQQQGSPATFTSQYGTVNISSLPIVSINGQKTSLEKSNPSENISKPIEEIINNNKIKNHHSLVEDIKTPNSTIEEKSSQNSLLTSNEIISLIEQLGKLKDAGILTEEEFNNKKTELLSRI
- a CDS encoding NUDIX hydrolase, which codes for MIYCSALLAVEDNKILLVRVRDNTIWYCPGGKIEQGEEPKETLIRELKEELNLNMPPESLTYLGKTITDNHDRTDTVILECFTGNIDQEIKPCAEISEIKWFDFNDTEFMAPAAMEGIRRWFS
- a CDS encoding diguanylate cyclase; the encoded protein is MQNKNLKNIIVSPPFGKYLKFRSTSNVYGSFTIPQRKGLIKQAIKTIRKIDKNAWRNKIGLRNPGLANINPPRRAQDIISLAALEMGDWQKFADILNSERFNNNKNIEINIGCPNAQICDFPSENVKLFKKDKNLIVKFPPTIDANEKIKEYLAVGIKTFHLCNTIPTDKGGISGYPLQEYSLKAVREARKEFGNSITIIGGGGIYTLEDAQKYIEAGADHLSMSSIFFNPFKGTKLVKSISKNIFS